aattagaaattcaagttctgccttttaagagattagagatgtaaacaggacactagaaataatttctagtgttcttaattcaagagattgatggctaatctctttgaattgatgagagatgaagaagaatagatgaagagcctcaaaatggcgtgacaaaggagaggagtggctgctggttgtctttctttttcataacaacacttatatagctaggttaacatattaaacccttgccacatgtcaccctttgattagctctagctttaagtgacccaatcacattgtgacaagtgtcaaacctatatttaatcttgattttaattatcttacatgattaaaaaatatttgttaagcttatgtgtaatcccatgtgtcaccatctcatggtgccacgtgtcacactgtgaaatgaccaaaatgcccctgtgtcttaattttgagttcttaacccaaaataattatttttcttcttctaatttatatcaaatataaattaattaattaatctctataaattaatttcttattaattaaattcatatttaaacactttaaatataaatttaacttatactatacatccaataatttagatttagtttcaagtcatgctagggactttacaatttaattgcaaaccaaacctatttaattaagcaattaaactctttaattaattaattaaatcatatttaaataggtgacaacttgtgtatgtgtgtgacttactagactcatcactaattggcaatgagacatgatatcaactcttaatatcatcagaactctttcttaccataaatgatttctctaaatcattttatgaacctcatagaccatggttagcacctagcatagcatgccatggccacccaattagcaataaggtttaccttaaatgaacctataatcatatgttaccatgcactagaatctctctgttacaaaatcccaactcaagctggagtaatggtttatgtcaaactccatttgctatgaatattatgttctcttttaattccagttcttgattaaaaagattttctcatcagaaactcttttctgaataaatctatatgtcctggccaggaacttaaaacatcaagaacaattaaatgaacataggattttatctctatttacttagaggaacagattccatcttgatcaacacctacctccatatataactattaggagccaacagatgcccatatacccatacatagtacaagtatgaaagcagtatcaaactcaaactacctatataaaagataactgtgctatctcaggtctaaagattatatgcactgatatgatttatgacaaaacattaacaagagtaaactccatgtgcttgtcataagtgtcactggttcagcctacttatcatttataagtgcctatcatgtttgttatatgatatgagactcaccattccatcttatttatatctcatataaataacttgggaacaaatatgaatacaatctttctggataagtcatgtccttattataaagtatcctcgattgtgaacctatttatgatactttgtgctaaaaatattatcactcatattcttaacaacttaagaataatatttctaacaaaatatcaatggaccttttctattacacataaatatattatgtaaacggaaaagtggaaatgccttttattaataaaaatatgtacaagatacatactaaatgatatgctctagggcatactactaacaatctcccactagcactagagccattcattacaatatcttagacctatcttctcaagatgtcggtctaactgagtctgtgacataggcttagtgaatggatcagctggattttcagctgatgctattttctgcatggctacatcgcctcgcccaactatttctctgataatgtggtagcgcctttctatatgtttggatttctggtgaaaccttagttccttagcctgtatgactgctccattgttgtcacagtgtagtggaactgctgactcaatggaaggaactattgtaagttctgtcacgaacttctttatccaaacagcttcctttgcagcatctgatgcagcaatatactcagcctctgtagtggaatctacagtcgtgctctgtttggaactcttccaactgactgcacctccattacaaatgaacacatatccagaggtagactttttatcatcgatatctgattggaaatcagaatcagtataaccatccaattgcaagtctccacctccataaatcaagaataaatccttagttcttctcaagtacttaaggatattcttgacaactatccaatgttccaaacctggattggattgatacctgctagtcaaactaacagcatatgcgatatccggcctagtacacaacattgcatacattaaacttccaatagccgaagcatatggaatcctggccatcttatctctttcttcaggtgtctttggagacatctctttagaaaggtggataccatgtctcactggtaacaatcctctcttggaatcaagcatgttaaacctctttaacaccttttccaagtatagactttgggataaaccaattattcttttcgctctatctctatagatgcgaatcccaagaatataggttgcctcccctaagtctttcatggagaatatatttgacaaccatacctttatagttgtcaacatacctgtgtcattacccatcaactgtatgtcatcaacatataagacaaggaaagtgatagcactatcactaaccttcttatatacacatggctcatcctcatNNNNNNNNNNNNNGTTTTGTATCTTGACTTTGTGGTTAAGGCTTAAGCATATTTTTCATACTTGCTTAAAGTTCCTGATTTCAGATGTTAGATATTAATCATTAATTGCAAGTTTGTGTTGGAATTATAGCTATTGCAGGTGTGCATTTGTCACACAAAACTGCTGGAATGCTCTCTACAGTATTTGACATTGGAGGAGTCTTCGGAGGAATTTCAGCTGGATACATATCTGATATGATTGAGGCTCGTGCAGTTACTTCAATTGTATTCTTGCTGCTATCAATGCCAGCCTTTATTTTGTACCGGGTTTATGGGAGCCTGTCTATGATAATGAACGTTGCGTTGATGCTTCTTTCTGGTTTTCTTGTGAATGGCCCTTACTTATTAATCACTACGGCTGTAGCAGCTGATCTTGGTACACAGGATTTGATCAGAGGAAATTCCCATGCCTTGGCTACTGTCACTGCAATTATAGATGGTACTGGTTCTTTTGGAGCAGCTATTGGCCCACTTTTGGCTGGGTATATTTCCACAAGAGGATGGAACAGTGTTTTTCTAATGCTTATTGTTTCAATTTTCTTTGCAAGTTTATTACTGATTCGTGTTGCAAAAGCTGAAATTTTCTAATAGCACATTTGCACATTGATTATgtatttttgtttttgtttttgttttttttttttaatcattagaGAACTTGTGTGCATAGGAAAAGTGATTAGGGAACTTATTCTTTACTCATTATTTGTACACGTACAGGAGCtaattcattaaagatttttcaCATCTTTTTCTCCTGTTTCCTGCAAATACATTGAAAACATACAGAAACAGCATTACAATTGATCAAACGCCAGCTTTGAAAATCCTAAATCTTTATTtagacacaatttttttttatttttttcttattttcatataTTGATATGATTTTATATAGAAAGGATATATATTTTAGGATCATACAATAATTTATCCAATTATGATGAATCTTATCATAATTAGTAATTAAAGTGTATCCATTATACTATGATAAGTCTgagctatttatttatttatttgatttttatttaaaatttattttgaatattaattttttattataaaattaaaaagatttttttattatatttttattattttgatagaATATTAATTCATGACAAGCAGGATAGAAAATACAGCGGGTTTTATCTCTAAACACCAACCCATAATTTCTTTCAACTAATTGAGCCACAATgagtaaattttcatcaatatcaaGTACTCTAACCACATCTAAGCCTAAAGAAGTCTGTACAGCCACGACATATCAACAAGGATGGCAATGGTAGAATTTTTGTGGATacatttcaatcaaatttcaGTAGGATAAGTTTGAATAATATGtaattaattatgaaataaatttaaattttaaaaataatatttataataaatttaaactttacatgatgattatttattatttaaatttatttatataaatatttaattaaacataaaatatatatttttcataataatatttataaatttttatattttatattctaaataaaataaaatttaaatattttataaaattattaaattttaaaatataatttattaataaaaaataattttatataaattgttaattaaaatatattaaattaaataaattttaatatttattgagtaataataattaaatttaaaattaatttaaataattaaaaataaattttaattaaatttaaaatatatttaaactttaataataataataataataataataataataataataataataataggattCAAATTTAGATACCATAATTTTCACGGGTCCTCTACATATTTTCATCCTATCAAGAAGCTCTCCATGTCATATTCTGACTTTGGAATAAAAATATGAACTTTTTCTTCAAAAGCATTCCTTCTTTGTTCTATTGCTTGCGGAGAATTCACAGGCTCTGCTATGGAATCTTGACTATTATTTTTCAAAGTTAAACCATTCTTCAACTCGAATCGATTATATGCATTCAGAACCGGCTGGATCGTACTCAACATTAGCCATGCCAAATGATATTCCTGGACACATACTCCTTCCAACACCAAATGGGATAAATTCAAAGTTGGTACCCTTATAATCAATTGAATTATCAAGAAATCTCTCTGGATAAAATCTTTCAGCTTCAGACCAGTAATTGGGATCCCTTCCAATTGTCCATGCATTCACAATGACTCTGGATTTTTCAGGTATGTTATACCCATTAATGATACAACTCTCTCTGCATTCTCTTGGAGCTAACAATGGAACAGGAGGATGTAATCTCAGAGTTTCTTTGATAACcaattttaagtaattaaattctTGAAGGCCAGCTTCATCAATGTTTCCTTGTGCATCAAAAATTCGTCTTACGTCTTCTTGTGTCTTTATCATCACTCTTGGGTTTTTCAGCATTTCTGACATTGCCCAGTCTACATGCGTGGAAGATGTGTCGCTACCAGCAGTAAATATATCCTGAAATTCAAAGTTATACACGTAATTTTCTGTCAGCAATGATAATTTTCTGCCAGTAATGAATAGAAATATATGAGTACCTATtttgaagaaataaaaaaaatctctttttctatttttttttctttgttgccCTTTATCATTGAAACCTACAATTAAAATATATTAGCTTGATGCAGGTGATCACTTAGATCATAAGTGTACATACAATGACAATTTTAATCATCTAGTTTTCATTGGTTCTATTGATtggaaatttataatatatatactaAGAGCACTCTTTTTCATGTATAAAAATTCAATTACttcttatttaaatgagaatgaagtttatatatatatatatgaaaaaaaaaaagcatgctCTGAGAATACTAAATGATCCCTCTAATTAATTTTGTCTAAAACCTTAAAGCAATCCCCATCTATCAAAGTAGCAAGGGGATGGATTTAAATCACTCTATCCTGCTCTACCTTGTGAAgaaatttatttacattttagaaaaaaaaaagatctttTAGCGTAATGAATTTATTGCTATTTAGCAATGATCCATTGCTGATagttaatttaaaaattgattttcCGTGATAGTTTTTAATTCGTCATTAAATGTaccatttattattattttatctaataacatatgaaatataatttttaataatttatcaaaGTACTGATTCACCCTGTTGATCCCTATCAAAATTCCCTTAGTTTATATTTAGTAGAATAAAGttaaatgtaattaaatataactgaataaaaatataataaagtttattttattacattaaatTACATTCAATTACGTCATATTAAATATGCATTAAAATTCCAAACTTGAAAATTAGTATATTAAACTTTTGCAAATCGAAGTATATATCCCGTAAGTCTTACCAAAATGACTGCTTTGATATTCTCCGTTGTTAAAGGGAATTCGAGATCTCCTTTATCCTGAATATTCAAAAGAACATCTACAAGATCCTCTTCCTCACCTGCATCAACAAATTTCCCCTCAGCCTTTCTGGTTCTATGTTTGTTCATGATGTTCTCGAGTATCTTATCTACTGCTTGACGAAGCCATTTTAGTTTAGGCTTCATTCCGGTGATCACTTGGAGGAAGTTGATGGAAGGGTACAAATCAGCAAGATTAAAATCTCCCATAGCTTGTCCAAGTTTCTTGATAGTGGGCAAGAATACTTCTTCTCCCTTCCATATCTTACCAAAGGCTGCTTTTGAAATGATGCTATAGGCCAAAGAATCCATCATCCTGCTAAAGTTTATCGGGGATCTAGCACTAGAAGAAATGAATCTAACGAATTTTGAAGTTTGTTCTTCCCTGATTGGTCTGAAAGACCTCACACGACTCGCAGTTAGCAGCTCGGACGAGCAAATCTTTCCCAACTGTCTCCAATAGTCTCCATGTGGAGAAAATGCCATGTCTGTTGAATTATAACTCAAAAGATTCGCTGAAGGGATAAAAGGCCTCTGAGAAAATATGATATCATGGGTTTTCATCAGTTGTTTAACAATTTCAGGAGAAGAAATAACAATATTGGTAAGTTCACCAAGTTGAAGGTGCGTGAGAGGTCCATATTTCATGGCTAAGTCTCTTAGCCTGTGATGAGGTAGTACTGACCCAGCTAAATGGTGCAAGCTCCCTATTAAAGGCAGCTTCCTTGGTCCTGGTGGTAAATTAAGAGCCGAGTTGCTGGTTTTCGATTTCCTCCATATCCTCCAGGACCAGCAACTCGGCTATTAAAACCAGCAACTCGGCTCTTAATTTACTCAAACATGGAAATTAATGTACAAAATATCACTTCCCGTGGAAAATTGACTTTTCTtatatttttactattttttctgtctaaaaattattaaaaaaaaaaaaacgaaataCATTAAAATCAATATATGAAATTGTGCTGTTAAAATTATTCAAAGAGGAAATTTAATCTCGTGAGCATAGCTGTAAGACTACAAAAATTAATTAGATCTATATTGAGGAGGATGAACTAGCATCATGGTGTTATATGGAGCTTCAAGAAGCCATTTAATTCAGCCGCATTCccaactaaaattaaaattttttttattttaaatacgtactattcaaatattaatatattatagaaTTAAAGCTCATAGATATAAATtccacaactttttttttttttgtaagcaAGTGTTACAGGGGACAATTCACATTAATTTAATGTATGTACTTTGAGAAATTAAGGTTTGACTCTTAACTAGGACCAAgtattcggttcaaatcgaaccgaattgaaatATCAAAACTGGATTAACTGAATTACTGTATTTTTGAAATCAAATCGAAATGAATAAAAAATCGAACTAAATTGAATAGAATCAAATCGCTCTATTTCTGTTCAATTTGATTTGAACCTatcaatttttaagtttgaatgaattttttaatttagacttgattttgaaGTTGTTTAGTCTGATTTTGACcttagtttgaacctaataatcattaatcaatgaaattaaacaatttatatatatataattgcatataattcataaatttcttataaaaataaatcaatttaaaatcaataaagttATTTAGTTCAGTTCGGTTCAATCGATTTGTTTTATCCAAAATCGAACTGAACAGAATTAACTGAAATTCTTAAAATGCAAAACTGAActgaattatcttaaaaatcaaatcgaattactaaattaaaatggtttgatttgatttatttgaTTTAAACTGAATAGTACTTACTCCTACTCCTAACCTGAAATCAATcaaatttgaattgaattgatttaaCCTATAAATAACATATATTGTCATATTTCAACGGTTTGCCAATCAAGTAACTTATAATTGCCTTAATTTCAAGGTTATGCGAATAGAGTTTTATACAAATAATTGCTTTCCTTTTATTTCAAATTGACCCAAATTCATGGACATTACTTTGGAAACAAAATGAAAATAGATTTCTTGTATTTAAGATTTCTTTCTATGTTCAATCTCGACCTACGCAATCAATACTAAATATTTGATGTTCTACAAATTGAAGATTGAATTCAGCTCATTA
The Hevea brasiliensis isolate MT/VB/25A 57/8 chromosome 15, ASM3005281v1, whole genome shotgun sequence genome window above contains:
- the LOC131174114 gene encoding cytochrome P450 71D9-like, with protein sequence MGKISLILKLFFSFSSFFSNLIYFFLNLRIWRKSKTSNSALNLPPGPRKLPLIGSLHHLAGSVLPHHRLRDLAMKYGPLTHLQLGELTNIVISSPEIVKQLMKTHDIIFSQRPFIPSANLLSYNSTDMAFSPHGDYWRQLGKICSSELLTASRVRSFRPIREEQTSKFVRFISSSARSPINFSRMMDSLAYSIISKAAFGKIWKGEEVFLPTIKKLGQAMGDFNLADLYPSINFLQVITGMKPKLKWLRQAVDKILENIMNKHRTRKAEGKFVDAGEEEDLVDVLLNIQDKGDLEFPLTTENIKAVILDIFTAGSDTSSTHVDWAMSEMLKNPRVMIKTQEDVRRIFDAQGNIDEAGLQEFNYLKLVIKETLRLHPPVPLLAPRECRESCIINGYNIPEKSRVIVNAWTIGRDPNYWSEAERFYPERFLDNSIDYKGTNFEFIPFGVGRSMCPGISFGMANVDLILLSYL
- the LOC131173958 gene encoding putative glycerol-3-phosphate transporter 5; the protein is MLSTVFDIGGVFGGISAGYISDMIEARAVTSIVFLLLSMPAFILYRVYGSLSMIMNVALMLLSGFLVNGPYLLITTAVAADLGTQDLIRGNSHALATVTAIIDGTGSFGAAIGPLLAGYISTRGWNSVFLMLIVSIFFASLLLIRVAKAEIF